A genomic segment from Streptomyces sp. NBC_00459 encodes:
- a CDS encoding DUF6207 family protein — protein MVQFFRPYGAAAGFGEIRCGRWASAKADHPTRDAGQPGVRLHCLDVRRNLSAQPRRGVATRCPSPAAGAGG, from the coding sequence TTGGTTCAGTTCTTTCGGCCGTACGGCGCCGCCGCCGGGTTCGGTGAGATCCGTTGCGGACGGTGGGCGTCCGCGAAGGCGGACCATCCGACGCGGGATGCGGGGCAGCCCGGCGTCCGGCTGCACTGCCTGGACGTGCGCAGGAATCTCAGCGCACAGCCCCGGCGTGGTGTCGCCACGCGCTGTCCCAGCCCTGCTGCCGGGGCGGGTGGGTGA
- a CDS encoding DUF418 domain-containing protein: MTQRADSSSAVAPSPDHERGEPTTGAPGMGRLVGLDLARGLAVFGMYAVHVGPAPGQGGVIGFLMELAQGRSSALFAVLAGFAVALITGRHTPKTGLAGRQAVAKVVIRAVILMALGTALTLTGTPVVPILAFYGLFFLLVLPLYRLGTKPLALIALGWSLVGPQLLYALKPVVGGRVFLSHGQADGPVSLFFTGGYPALTWVPFVIAGMAVARCDLAATAVRIRLALTGVALAVTAYGGSWLAVRLVPGAAEAVRKAEHGSGMSSMPSGSSMPSVSPDSIGIFGDIPAGMLASAPHSEATLSIVGATGVAILVITVCLAAMDALPRLRRLAKPVIAVGTMSLTAYVSHIVAIWLLDTETLTVQPLYVLLGFVTSVAVLATVWSRFFPRGPLEWLMGRATGIARRVQ, encoded by the coding sequence ATGACACAGCGCGCAGACTCCTCGTCGGCCGTCGCACCATCCCCTGACCATGAGCGCGGTGAGCCCACGACGGGCGCGCCCGGCATGGGCCGGCTGGTCGGACTGGACCTGGCCCGCGGCCTGGCCGTCTTCGGCATGTACGCGGTCCATGTGGGCCCCGCCCCGGGCCAGGGCGGTGTCATCGGCTTCCTGATGGAGCTGGCACAAGGCCGTTCCTCCGCCCTGTTCGCCGTTCTGGCCGGCTTCGCGGTCGCCCTCATCACGGGGCGCCACACACCGAAGACCGGTCTGGCCGGCCGCCAGGCCGTCGCAAAGGTCGTCATCCGGGCCGTGATCCTGATGGCCCTCGGCACCGCCCTGACCTTGACCGGCACCCCGGTCGTGCCGATCCTCGCCTTCTACGGGCTGTTCTTCCTGCTCGTGCTCCCGCTGTACCGGTTGGGCACCAAGCCGCTGGCGCTGATCGCGCTGGGCTGGTCCCTGGTGGGCCCTCAGCTGCTGTACGCGCTGAAGCCGGTGGTCGGCGGCCGCGTATTCCTCTCCCACGGCCAGGCCGACGGGCCCGTCTCGCTGTTCTTCACCGGCGGCTATCCGGCCCTGACCTGGGTCCCGTTCGTCATCGCCGGCATGGCTGTCGCCCGCTGCGACCTGGCCGCCACGGCTGTCCGGATACGCCTTGCCCTAACCGGTGTCGCCCTCGCCGTCACCGCCTACGGCGGCTCCTGGCTGGCGGTGCGTCTCGTGCCCGGTGCCGCCGAAGCCGTCCGGAAAGCCGAACACGGTTCGGGCATGTCATCCATGCCGTCCGGATCGTCGATGCCGTCCGTATCGCCCGACAGCATCGGCATCTTCGGCGACATCCCCGCCGGGATGCTGGCCTCCGCCCCGCACAGCGAGGCGACCCTGTCCATCGTGGGCGCCACCGGTGTGGCGATCCTCGTGATCACCGTGTGCCTGGCCGCCATGGACGCCCTTCCCCGGCTGCGCCGCCTGGCCAAGCCCGTCATCGCGGTCGGCACGATGTCGCTGACGGCGTACGTCTCCCACATCGTTGCCATCTGGCTCCTGGACACCGAGACCCTGACCGTTCAGCCGCTGTACGTCCTGCTCGGCTTCGTCACCTCTGTCGCCGTCCTGGCCACCGTATGGTCCCGCTTCTTCCCACGGGGACCGCTCGAATGGCTGATGGGCAGGGCGACCGGGATCGCCCGACGAGTTCAATGA